From the genome of Tachysurus vachellii isolate PV-2020 chromosome 2, HZAU_Pvac_v1, whole genome shotgun sequence, one region includes:
- the jakmip3 gene encoding janus kinase and microtubule-interacting protein 3 isoform X4 — MAKKTPSGRGKGERTDAMAALQAANEELRAKLTDIQIELQQEKNKVSKLEREKMQEVRHEQHKSAAAVSELRAKLHEEKLRELHSVRETLLRQHESELLRVIKIKDGEIQRLQALVNVLRDGSTDKVKSALMVEVREEARRGFEAERSRLQQEISELKGVKRQMEDALNVALQADKIKAAEIRSVYHLHQEEINRIKKECEREIRRLMDEIKVKERTVLSLERDLGVQASHTLKLQQQNQAVSDQLAVIRDISPKKEVQNSPGAGDTADNTPNPIQQLDEKDVRRFQLKIAELSAIIRKLDDRNALLSEERNELLKRLREAESQYKPLLDKNRRLSHKNEELAHAFRRMENKLRFVTQENIEMREKVGTLRRPSSLNDLDQSHEEREMEFLRLQVLEQQNIIDDLSKALETAGYVKTVIERDMLLRYRRQDPTRRKRSLKPVIETFFGYDEEGSIDSDGSSLSYHTDRTPCTPDDDLMDEEGMLKEETEFRFRQLTMEYQALQRAYALLQEQVGGTFDAEKEIKIREQLQAELSRYKSRITDLECVLSQQGQDTKWIEEKQALYQRNQELVDKLKSMETEEMRFKHEIQDTKDQNELLEFRILELEERERRSPAINFRNVHFTDGMSPLQVYLHAEGVTDIIITDLMKKLDILGDNANLSNEEQVAIIHARTVLTLAEKWLEHIEVTKSALQQKMQDIESEKKLFSKQKGYLDEELDFRKQSMDQANKRILELEAMLFDALQQEEAGAKVSELLTEEERDSLRRAVDQWKRQVLSELREKDSQILRERMELLQHAQQRVKELEEWIEGQKRQIKELEEKFLFLFLFFSLAFILWS; from the exons GTGAGTAAGCTGGAGAGGGAGAAGATGCAAGAGGTGCGTCATGAGCAGCACAAGTCTGCAGCAGCGGTGAGCGAGCTGCGGGCCAAATTACATGAGGAGAAGCTGCGCGAGCTGCACTCGGTTCGGGAGACTCTGTTGCGCCAGCACGAATCCGAGCTGCTACGGGTTATTAAAATCAAAGATGGAGAAATTCAGAGATTGCAGGCCCTCGTGAATGTGCTCCGAGATGGTTCTACAGACAAG GTGAAGTCAGCTCTGATGGTGGAGGTGCGGGAAGAGGCACGTCGGGGCTTTGAGGCTGAGCGCTCACGCCTGCAGCAGGAGATCTCTGAGCTAAAGGGAGTGAAGCGGCAGATGGAGGATGCGCTGAACGTAGCCCTGCAGGCTGACAAAATCAAAGCCGCCGAGATCCGCAGTGTGTACCACCTCCACCAAGAGGAGATCAATCGCATCAAgaaggagtgtgagagagagatccgCAGACTG ATGGATGAGATTAAGGTTAAAGAGCGCACTGTGCTCAGTCTGGAGAGGGACTTGGGTGTGCAGGCGTCTCACACTCTGAAGCTGCAACAGCAGAACCAGGCTGTAAGCGATCAGTTGGCTGTGATCAGAGACATCAGCCCAAAGAAAGAGGTTCAGAATTCACCCGGTGCAGGAGACACAGCAGACAACACACCTAACCCT ATACAGCAGTTGGACGAGAAGGACGTACGTCGTTTCCAGCTGAAAATCGCTGAGCTGAGTGCCATCATACGCAAGCTTGATGACCGCAACGCTCTTCTCTCAGAGGAACGTAATGAGTTG CTAAAGCGTCTCCGTGAGGCAGAAAGCCAGTATAAACCACTTCTGGATAAGAATAGGCGTCTGAGCCATAAGAACGAAGAGCTGGCTCACGCTTTCAGACGCATGGAGAACAAACTACGCTTTGTTACACAGGAAAATATAGAAATG CGGGAGAAGGTGGGGACTCTGCGCAGGCCAAGTTCTTTGAACGATCTGGATCAGAGCCACGAGGAAAGGGAGATGGAGTTCTTGCGTCTGCAGGTCCTTGAGCAGCAAAACATAATTGACGATTTGTCTAAG gcaCTTGAAACTGCCGGATATGTTAAGACTGTAATA GAGAGAGACATGCTGCTTAGGTACAGGAGACAGGACCCCACACGCAGGAAAAGAAGTCTCAAG CCAGTGATTGAGACATTCTTTGGCTATGATGAAGAAGGCTCCATAGACTCTGACGGCTCGTCCTTGTCCTATCATACAGACCGAACGCCCTGTACGCCTGATGATGATCTGATGGATGAAGAG GGAATGCTTAAAGAAGAGACAGAGTTCAGGTTCCGTCAGCTGACGATGGAGTATCAGGCTCTGCAGCGTGCCTATGCCCTGCTTCAGGAACAGGTCGGAGGGACTTTtgatgctgaaaaagaaatcaaG ATACGAGAGCAGTTGCAGGCAGAGCTAAGCCGCTATAAGAGCAGAATAACAGACCTGGAGTGTGTGCTGAGTCAGCAAGGCCAG GATACAAAGTGGATTGAGGAGAAGCAGGCTTTATACCAGAGAAACCAGGAGCTTGTTGATAAG CTGAAAAGTATGGAGACAGAAGAGATGCGATTCAAACACGAAATTCAGGacacaaaagaccaaaatgaaCTCCTGGAGTTCCGAATTCTTGAACTTGAA GAGAGGGAACGGAGATCCCCAGCCATAAACTTCCGTAATGTCCACTTCACAGACGGCATGAGTCCACTGCAGGTGTACCTTCATGCTGAGGGTGTCACT gacatcatcatcacagacCTGATGAAGAAACTGGACATTCTGGGGGATAACGCC AATCTGAGCAATGAGGAGCAAGTGGCAATCATCCATGCCAGGACAGTATTGACGTTAGCAGAAAAG TGGCTAGAACACATTGAGGTGACAAAATCAGCACTACAGCAGAAAATGCAAGACATCGAGAGTGAAAAG AAACTCTTCAGCAAACAGAAAGGATATTTAGATGAAGAACTGGACTTCAGGAAACAGTCCATGGATCAGGCTAATAAG CGGATCCTGGAGCTGGAGGCCATGCTGTTCGATGCGCTTCAGCAGGAAGAGGCAGGTGCTAAAGTGTCTGAGCTGCTGACAGAGGAGGAACGTGATTCGCTGAGAAGAGCTGTTGATCAGTGGAAGAGACAGGTGCTCAGTGAATTACGGGAAAAGGATTCTCAGATACTCCGGGAGAGGATGGAGCTACTACAACACGCTCAACAG AGAGTAAAAGAGCTGGAAGAGTGGATTGAAGGACAGAAACGACAGATTAAGGAACTGGAAGAAAAG tttttatttttatttttgttcttttctttagcCTTCATTCTTTGGTCATAA
- the jakmip3 gene encoding janus kinase and microtubule-interacting protein 3 isoform X9 has translation MAKKTPSGRGKGERTDAMAALQAANEELRAKLTDIQIELQQEKNKVSKLEREKMQEVRHEQHKSAAAVSELRAKLHEEKLRELHSVRETLLRQHESELLRVIKIKDGEIQRLQALVNVLRDGSTDKVKSALMVEVREEARRGFEAERSRLQQEISELKGVKRQMEDALNVALQADKIKAAEIRSVYHLHQEEINRIKKECEREIRRLMDEIKVKERTVLSLERDLGVQASHTLKLQQQNQAVSDQLAVIRDISPKKEVQNSPGAGDTADNTPNPQLDEKDVRRFQLKIAELSAIIRKLDDRNALLSEERNELLKRLREAESQYKPLLDKNRRLSHKNEELAHAFRRMENKLRFVTQENIEMREKVGTLRRPSSLNDLDQSHEEREMEFLRLQVLEQQNIIDDLSKALETAGYVKTVIERDMLLRYRRQDPTRRKRSLKPVIETFFGYDEEGSIDSDGSSLSYHTDRTPCTPDDDLMDEEGMLKEETEFRFRQLTMEYQALQRAYALLQEQVGGTFDAEKEIKIREQLQAELSRYKSRITDLECVLSQQGQDTKWIEEKQALYQRNQELVDKLKSMETEEMRFKHEIQDTKDQNELLEFRILELEERERRSPAINFRNVHFTDGMSPLQVYLHAEGVTDIIITDLMKKLDILGDNANLSNEEQVAIIHARTVLTLAEKWLEHIEVTKSALQQKMQDIESEKKLFSKQKGYLDEELDFRKQSMDQANKRILELEAMLFDALQQEEAGAKVSELLTEEERDSLRRAVDQWKRQVLSELREKDSQILRERMELLQHAQQRVKELEEWIEGQKRQIKELEEKFLFLFLFFSLAFILWS, from the exons GTGAGTAAGCTGGAGAGGGAGAAGATGCAAGAGGTGCGTCATGAGCAGCACAAGTCTGCAGCAGCGGTGAGCGAGCTGCGGGCCAAATTACATGAGGAGAAGCTGCGCGAGCTGCACTCGGTTCGGGAGACTCTGTTGCGCCAGCACGAATCCGAGCTGCTACGGGTTATTAAAATCAAAGATGGAGAAATTCAGAGATTGCAGGCCCTCGTGAATGTGCTCCGAGATGGTTCTACAGACAAG GTGAAGTCAGCTCTGATGGTGGAGGTGCGGGAAGAGGCACGTCGGGGCTTTGAGGCTGAGCGCTCACGCCTGCAGCAGGAGATCTCTGAGCTAAAGGGAGTGAAGCGGCAGATGGAGGATGCGCTGAACGTAGCCCTGCAGGCTGACAAAATCAAAGCCGCCGAGATCCGCAGTGTGTACCACCTCCACCAAGAGGAGATCAATCGCATCAAgaaggagtgtgagagagagatccgCAGACTG ATGGATGAGATTAAGGTTAAAGAGCGCACTGTGCTCAGTCTGGAGAGGGACTTGGGTGTGCAGGCGTCTCACACTCTGAAGCTGCAACAGCAGAACCAGGCTGTAAGCGATCAGTTGGCTGTGATCAGAGACATCAGCCCAAAGAAAGAGGTTCAGAATTCACCCGGTGCAGGAGACACAGCAGACAACACACCTAACCCT CAGTTGGACGAGAAGGACGTACGTCGTTTCCAGCTGAAAATCGCTGAGCTGAGTGCCATCATACGCAAGCTTGATGACCGCAACGCTCTTCTCTCAGAGGAACGTAATGAGTTG CTAAAGCGTCTCCGTGAGGCAGAAAGCCAGTATAAACCACTTCTGGATAAGAATAGGCGTCTGAGCCATAAGAACGAAGAGCTGGCTCACGCTTTCAGACGCATGGAGAACAAACTACGCTTTGTTACACAGGAAAATATAGAAATG CGGGAGAAGGTGGGGACTCTGCGCAGGCCAAGTTCTTTGAACGATCTGGATCAGAGCCACGAGGAAAGGGAGATGGAGTTCTTGCGTCTGCAGGTCCTTGAGCAGCAAAACATAATTGACGATTTGTCTAAG gcaCTTGAAACTGCCGGATATGTTAAGACTGTAATA GAGAGAGACATGCTGCTTAGGTACAGGAGACAGGACCCCACACGCAGGAAAAGAAGTCTCAAG CCAGTGATTGAGACATTCTTTGGCTATGATGAAGAAGGCTCCATAGACTCTGACGGCTCGTCCTTGTCCTATCATACAGACCGAACGCCCTGTACGCCTGATGATGATCTGATGGATGAAGAG GGAATGCTTAAAGAAGAGACAGAGTTCAGGTTCCGTCAGCTGACGATGGAGTATCAGGCTCTGCAGCGTGCCTATGCCCTGCTTCAGGAACAGGTCGGAGGGACTTTtgatgctgaaaaagaaatcaaG ATACGAGAGCAGTTGCAGGCAGAGCTAAGCCGCTATAAGAGCAGAATAACAGACCTGGAGTGTGTGCTGAGTCAGCAAGGCCAG GATACAAAGTGGATTGAGGAGAAGCAGGCTTTATACCAGAGAAACCAGGAGCTTGTTGATAAG CTGAAAAGTATGGAGACAGAAGAGATGCGATTCAAACACGAAATTCAGGacacaaaagaccaaaatgaaCTCCTGGAGTTCCGAATTCTTGAACTTGAA GAGAGGGAACGGAGATCCCCAGCCATAAACTTCCGTAATGTCCACTTCACAGACGGCATGAGTCCACTGCAGGTGTACCTTCATGCTGAGGGTGTCACT gacatcatcatcacagacCTGATGAAGAAACTGGACATTCTGGGGGATAACGCC AATCTGAGCAATGAGGAGCAAGTGGCAATCATCCATGCCAGGACAGTATTGACGTTAGCAGAAAAG TGGCTAGAACACATTGAGGTGACAAAATCAGCACTACAGCAGAAAATGCAAGACATCGAGAGTGAAAAG AAACTCTTCAGCAAACAGAAAGGATATTTAGATGAAGAACTGGACTTCAGGAAACAGTCCATGGATCAGGCTAATAAG CGGATCCTGGAGCTGGAGGCCATGCTGTTCGATGCGCTTCAGCAGGAAGAGGCAGGTGCTAAAGTGTCTGAGCTGCTGACAGAGGAGGAACGTGATTCGCTGAGAAGAGCTGTTGATCAGTGGAAGAGACAGGTGCTCAGTGAATTACGGGAAAAGGATTCTCAGATACTCCGGGAGAGGATGGAGCTACTACAACACGCTCAACAG AGAGTAAAAGAGCTGGAAGAGTGGATTGAAGGACAGAAACGACAGATTAAGGAACTGGAAGAAAAG tttttatttttatttttgttcttttctttagcCTTCATTCTTTGGTCATAA
- the jakmip3 gene encoding janus kinase and microtubule-interacting protein 3 isoform X5 yields MAKKTPSGRGKGERTDAMAALQAANEELRAKLTDIQIELQQEKNKVSKLEREKMQEVRHEQHKSAAAVSELRAKLHEEKLRELHSVRETLLRQHESELLRVIKIKDGEIQRLQALVNVLRDGSTDKVKSALMVEVREEARRGFEAERSRLQQEISELKGVKRQMEDALNVALQADKIKAAEIRSVYHLHQEEINRIKKECEREIRRLQLDEKDVRRFQLKIAELSAIIRKLDDRNALLSEERNELLKRLREAESQYKPLLDKNRRLSHKNEELAHAFRRMENKLRFVTQENIEMREKVGTLRRPSSLNDLDQSHEEREMEFLRLQVLEQQNIIDDLSKALETAGYVKTVIERDMLLRYRRQDPTRRKRSLKPVIETFFGYDEEGSIDSDGSSLSYHTDRTPCTPDDDLMDEEGMLKEETEFRFRQLTMEYQALQRAYALLQEQVGGTFDAEKEIKIREQLQAELSRYKSRITDLECVLSQQGQDTKWIEEKQALYQRNQELVDKLKSMETEEMRFKHEIQDTKDQNELLEFRILELEERERRSPAINFRNVHFTDGMSPLQVYLHAEGVTDIIITDLMKKLDILGDNAVSNLSNEEQVAIIHARTVLTLAEKWLEHIEVTKSALQQKMQDIESEKKLFSKQKGYLDEELDFRKQSMDQANKRILELEAMLFDALQQEEAGAKVSELLTEEERDSLRRAVDQWKRQVLSELREKDSQILRERMELLQHAQQRVKELEEWIEGQKRQIKELEEKPSFFGHNSSNRSEMFTGFQFAFCLL; encoded by the exons GTGAGTAAGCTGGAGAGGGAGAAGATGCAAGAGGTGCGTCATGAGCAGCACAAGTCTGCAGCAGCGGTGAGCGAGCTGCGGGCCAAATTACATGAGGAGAAGCTGCGCGAGCTGCACTCGGTTCGGGAGACTCTGTTGCGCCAGCACGAATCCGAGCTGCTACGGGTTATTAAAATCAAAGATGGAGAAATTCAGAGATTGCAGGCCCTCGTGAATGTGCTCCGAGATGGTTCTACAGACAAG GTGAAGTCAGCTCTGATGGTGGAGGTGCGGGAAGAGGCACGTCGGGGCTTTGAGGCTGAGCGCTCACGCCTGCAGCAGGAGATCTCTGAGCTAAAGGGAGTGAAGCGGCAGATGGAGGATGCGCTGAACGTAGCCCTGCAGGCTGACAAAATCAAAGCCGCCGAGATCCGCAGTGTGTACCACCTCCACCAAGAGGAGATCAATCGCATCAAgaaggagtgtgagagagagatccgCAGACTG CAGTTGGACGAGAAGGACGTACGTCGTTTCCAGCTGAAAATCGCTGAGCTGAGTGCCATCATACGCAAGCTTGATGACCGCAACGCTCTTCTCTCAGAGGAACGTAATGAGTTG CTAAAGCGTCTCCGTGAGGCAGAAAGCCAGTATAAACCACTTCTGGATAAGAATAGGCGTCTGAGCCATAAGAACGAAGAGCTGGCTCACGCTTTCAGACGCATGGAGAACAAACTACGCTTTGTTACACAGGAAAATATAGAAATG CGGGAGAAGGTGGGGACTCTGCGCAGGCCAAGTTCTTTGAACGATCTGGATCAGAGCCACGAGGAAAGGGAGATGGAGTTCTTGCGTCTGCAGGTCCTTGAGCAGCAAAACATAATTGACGATTTGTCTAAG gcaCTTGAAACTGCCGGATATGTTAAGACTGTAATA GAGAGAGACATGCTGCTTAGGTACAGGAGACAGGACCCCACACGCAGGAAAAGAAGTCTCAAG CCAGTGATTGAGACATTCTTTGGCTATGATGAAGAAGGCTCCATAGACTCTGACGGCTCGTCCTTGTCCTATCATACAGACCGAACGCCCTGTACGCCTGATGATGATCTGATGGATGAAGAG GGAATGCTTAAAGAAGAGACAGAGTTCAGGTTCCGTCAGCTGACGATGGAGTATCAGGCTCTGCAGCGTGCCTATGCCCTGCTTCAGGAACAGGTCGGAGGGACTTTtgatgctgaaaaagaaatcaaG ATACGAGAGCAGTTGCAGGCAGAGCTAAGCCGCTATAAGAGCAGAATAACAGACCTGGAGTGTGTGCTGAGTCAGCAAGGCCAG GATACAAAGTGGATTGAGGAGAAGCAGGCTTTATACCAGAGAAACCAGGAGCTTGTTGATAAG CTGAAAAGTATGGAGACAGAAGAGATGCGATTCAAACACGAAATTCAGGacacaaaagaccaaaatgaaCTCCTGGAGTTCCGAATTCTTGAACTTGAA GAGAGGGAACGGAGATCCCCAGCCATAAACTTCCGTAATGTCCACTTCACAGACGGCATGAGTCCACTGCAGGTGTACCTTCATGCTGAGGGTGTCACT gacatcatcatcacagacCTGATGAAGAAACTGGACATTCTGGGGGATAACGCCGTAAGT AATCTGAGCAATGAGGAGCAAGTGGCAATCATCCATGCCAGGACAGTATTGACGTTAGCAGAAAAG TGGCTAGAACACATTGAGGTGACAAAATCAGCACTACAGCAGAAAATGCAAGACATCGAGAGTGAAAAG AAACTCTTCAGCAAACAGAAAGGATATTTAGATGAAGAACTGGACTTCAGGAAACAGTCCATGGATCAGGCTAATAAG CGGATCCTGGAGCTGGAGGCCATGCTGTTCGATGCGCTTCAGCAGGAAGAGGCAGGTGCTAAAGTGTCTGAGCTGCTGACAGAGGAGGAACGTGATTCGCTGAGAAGAGCTGTTGATCAGTGGAAGAGACAGGTGCTCAGTGAATTACGGGAAAAGGATTCTCAGATACTCCGGGAGAGGATGGAGCTACTACAACACGCTCAACAG AGAGTAAAAGAGCTGGAAGAGTGGATTGAAGGACAGAAACGACAGATTAAGGAACTGGAAGAAAAG cCTTCATTCTTTGGTCATAATT
- the jakmip3 gene encoding janus kinase and microtubule-interacting protein 3 isoform X2, whose protein sequence is MAKKTPSGRGKGERTDAMAALQAANEELRAKLTDIQIELQQEKNKVSKLEREKMQEVRHEQHKSAAAVSELRAKLHEEKLRELHSVRETLLRQHESELLRVIKIKDGEIQRLQALVNVLRDGSTDKVKSALMVEVREEARRGFEAERSRLQQEISELKGVKRQMEDALNVALQADKIKAAEIRSVYHLHQEEINRIKKECEREIRRLMDEIKVKERTVLSLERDLGVQASHTLKLQQQNQAVSDQLAVIRDISPKKEVQNSPGAGDTADNTPNPIQQLDEKDVRRFQLKIAELSAIIRKLDDRNALLSEERNELLKRLREAESQYKPLLDKNRRLSHKNEELAHAFRRMENKLRFVTQENIEMREKVGTLRRPSSLNDLDQSHEEREMEFLRLQVLEQQNIIDDLSKALETAGYVKTVIERDMLLRYRRQDPTRRKRSLKPVIETFFGYDEEGSIDSDGSSLSYHTDRTPCTPDDDLMDEEGMLKEETEFRFRQLTMEYQALQRAYALLQEQVGGTFDAEKEIKIREQLQAELSRYKSRITDLECVLSQQGQDTKWIEEKQALYQRNQELVDKLKSMETEEMRFKHEIQDTKDQNELLEFRILELEERERRSPAINFRNVHFTDGMSPLQVYLHAEGVTDIIITDLMKKLDILGDNANLSNEEQVAIIHARTVLTLAEKWLEHIEVTKSALQQKMQDIESEKKLFSKQKGYLDEELDFRKQSMDQANKRILELEAMLFDALQQEEAGAKVSELLTEEERDSLRRAVDQWKRQVLSELREKDSQILRERMELLQHAQQRVKELEEWIEGQKRQIKELEEKPSFFGHNSSNRSEMFTGFQFAFCLL, encoded by the exons GTGAGTAAGCTGGAGAGGGAGAAGATGCAAGAGGTGCGTCATGAGCAGCACAAGTCTGCAGCAGCGGTGAGCGAGCTGCGGGCCAAATTACATGAGGAGAAGCTGCGCGAGCTGCACTCGGTTCGGGAGACTCTGTTGCGCCAGCACGAATCCGAGCTGCTACGGGTTATTAAAATCAAAGATGGAGAAATTCAGAGATTGCAGGCCCTCGTGAATGTGCTCCGAGATGGTTCTACAGACAAG GTGAAGTCAGCTCTGATGGTGGAGGTGCGGGAAGAGGCACGTCGGGGCTTTGAGGCTGAGCGCTCACGCCTGCAGCAGGAGATCTCTGAGCTAAAGGGAGTGAAGCGGCAGATGGAGGATGCGCTGAACGTAGCCCTGCAGGCTGACAAAATCAAAGCCGCCGAGATCCGCAGTGTGTACCACCTCCACCAAGAGGAGATCAATCGCATCAAgaaggagtgtgagagagagatccgCAGACTG ATGGATGAGATTAAGGTTAAAGAGCGCACTGTGCTCAGTCTGGAGAGGGACTTGGGTGTGCAGGCGTCTCACACTCTGAAGCTGCAACAGCAGAACCAGGCTGTAAGCGATCAGTTGGCTGTGATCAGAGACATCAGCCCAAAGAAAGAGGTTCAGAATTCACCCGGTGCAGGAGACACAGCAGACAACACACCTAACCCT ATACAGCAGTTGGACGAGAAGGACGTACGTCGTTTCCAGCTGAAAATCGCTGAGCTGAGTGCCATCATACGCAAGCTTGATGACCGCAACGCTCTTCTCTCAGAGGAACGTAATGAGTTG CTAAAGCGTCTCCGTGAGGCAGAAAGCCAGTATAAACCACTTCTGGATAAGAATAGGCGTCTGAGCCATAAGAACGAAGAGCTGGCTCACGCTTTCAGACGCATGGAGAACAAACTACGCTTTGTTACACAGGAAAATATAGAAATG CGGGAGAAGGTGGGGACTCTGCGCAGGCCAAGTTCTTTGAACGATCTGGATCAGAGCCACGAGGAAAGGGAGATGGAGTTCTTGCGTCTGCAGGTCCTTGAGCAGCAAAACATAATTGACGATTTGTCTAAG gcaCTTGAAACTGCCGGATATGTTAAGACTGTAATA GAGAGAGACATGCTGCTTAGGTACAGGAGACAGGACCCCACACGCAGGAAAAGAAGTCTCAAG CCAGTGATTGAGACATTCTTTGGCTATGATGAAGAAGGCTCCATAGACTCTGACGGCTCGTCCTTGTCCTATCATACAGACCGAACGCCCTGTACGCCTGATGATGATCTGATGGATGAAGAG GGAATGCTTAAAGAAGAGACAGAGTTCAGGTTCCGTCAGCTGACGATGGAGTATCAGGCTCTGCAGCGTGCCTATGCCCTGCTTCAGGAACAGGTCGGAGGGACTTTtgatgctgaaaaagaaatcaaG ATACGAGAGCAGTTGCAGGCAGAGCTAAGCCGCTATAAGAGCAGAATAACAGACCTGGAGTGTGTGCTGAGTCAGCAAGGCCAG GATACAAAGTGGATTGAGGAGAAGCAGGCTTTATACCAGAGAAACCAGGAGCTTGTTGATAAG CTGAAAAGTATGGAGACAGAAGAGATGCGATTCAAACACGAAATTCAGGacacaaaagaccaaaatgaaCTCCTGGAGTTCCGAATTCTTGAACTTGAA GAGAGGGAACGGAGATCCCCAGCCATAAACTTCCGTAATGTCCACTTCACAGACGGCATGAGTCCACTGCAGGTGTACCTTCATGCTGAGGGTGTCACT gacatcatcatcacagacCTGATGAAGAAACTGGACATTCTGGGGGATAACGCC AATCTGAGCAATGAGGAGCAAGTGGCAATCATCCATGCCAGGACAGTATTGACGTTAGCAGAAAAG TGGCTAGAACACATTGAGGTGACAAAATCAGCACTACAGCAGAAAATGCAAGACATCGAGAGTGAAAAG AAACTCTTCAGCAAACAGAAAGGATATTTAGATGAAGAACTGGACTTCAGGAAACAGTCCATGGATCAGGCTAATAAG CGGATCCTGGAGCTGGAGGCCATGCTGTTCGATGCGCTTCAGCAGGAAGAGGCAGGTGCTAAAGTGTCTGAGCTGCTGACAGAGGAGGAACGTGATTCGCTGAGAAGAGCTGTTGATCAGTGGAAGAGACAGGTGCTCAGTGAATTACGGGAAAAGGATTCTCAGATACTCCGGGAGAGGATGGAGCTACTACAACACGCTCAACAG AGAGTAAAAGAGCTGGAAGAGTGGATTGAAGGACAGAAACGACAGATTAAGGAACTGGAAGAAAAG cCTTCATTCTTTGGTCATAATT